The genomic window TGGCACTGTGAATTCTTCTAGGGTTTCCTCAATCTCGGTATCACGCAAGAGGGATTGCGCCTGAGCAGGCAAAACTGATACTGCGGAAATACCTAAAGCCAGCATGCTGACAGCTAAACTGCGAAGTGTATATTTTTTAAGCACAGAAAAGTCCTAATAGTTCAATACTGACAATCCCAAAGCTATATCATTCCGTCAAGTTACGCGGGCGTAACAAAGCAGTGAGCGCAGAATAAACTTATACTGCGCTCATGACTATTAGGGTTTACGTAAATCCCACCAACCCCGTTTTTTCTTAGCGGGTTTTTCTGCAGATTTAGCATCTGTAGCAACAGGCTCTGAAGCTTTAGGTTCAGGGCTAGGCGCAGGCTTTTCTGACTTAATTGGCGATATGGAAGATGAAGTCTCTTCAGTGGCAGGTTTCTTGGCAGGAGCGCGTCTCCGGCGTGTGGGTTTTGAAGCCTCGTCACCTGAGTCAGCATTTACCGGACTGGGAGTCTCAGTTTTTTTTGGCGCAGCTCGCCGTCTGGTAGGTTTAGGTTTCTCATCCTCGCCTCCCTCAGCTTTAGTCACCGCTTTGACAGGGGCTTTGCGTTTGGCTGGCGCCTTTTTAGTGGCCGTACTCTTCGCTGCGGGTTTTGAGGCCGGAGCCTTACGAGTGCGTTTTGGCTTAACATTAGCCTCAGTTTCTGCAGTCGTTTTATCTACCGTGGTTTCAGCTGGCTTTGTAGCCGCTTTTTTAGGCGCTGCCCTACGACGTGCCGGGGGTTTGGGCTTTTCCAATTCGACTTCGGCAGAAGGAGAGCTGACCGGCTTTGCAGGGGCTTTACGGCGACGGCTTGACGTAGGTTTTTGTCCTACAGTTTTGTCAGCCGCGACAGATTCTGTCGGTTCTTGTTTCGCTTTTTTGGCTGGTGCTCGACGTTTCCGCTTTGGCTTCTCATCCGTCTCGGTAGCTGTTTCTACAGCTTTTCGGGTTGGGGCTTTCCTACGTGTGCCTTTTACAGGACGTTTTGGCGTTTCAGTCTTTTCTGTCTCAGCCTTGGTTTCTACTTCAGTAGATGAAGTGGTGGGTTCACTCGCTTCAACAGGTTCAACTTTTTTCCGTTTGCTAGGAGCCGCTCGCCGCCGAGTAGAGCGTGATTTAGACGGGCCGTCAGATTTTTCATCGGACTTAACATCGGCATCACTGTCGGGTCCCTGAGAATTATCTGTTTCTGTTGTGCTTGCTGTACTTTCTTGTCTGTCCCGACTTGGGGCTTTACGTGTACGGTGGCGGCGTGATTTAGGTTTCGCTTCTGTTTCAGTTTCAGATTTAGAATCGTTATCCTTGTTCTCAGTCGCTGAAACCTCATCGCTTGTTTCAGACGAGTTATCAGAATCAGCAGAGTTTTCATCGCGATTTCGAGACCGACCACGGCCACCACGACGACCACGACGACCACGACGTTTATTCGGGCGCTCTGTTTCAGAGTTGTCATTATTATCTTTCACGGAAACTTCTGAATCTGAGTCCTCCGCTTCTTCATCCTCATCATCTTTTCGCACAGGCTTCTTCTTTGCGTTTTGTGCGATTTGACGCTGACGACGAAATTCCTTTTCAATCTCGTCTAACGGGTCAGGCCCTTTACGTGTTTTCTTCTCAAGTATTTCGATTTCATAATGGGGACGAATGAGATCTTCTTCCGCGGCTACTTCTGTGAAGACCCCAGCATTTTGGTCAACAAGGGTAAGCAAGTTACGCTTTTCGTTTATAAGATAGAAGGCCACATCTGGTGAAACCTTTAAACGAATACGTTCAGCTTCACCTCTGACAGCGGTCTCTTCGACAGCGCGAATGGCGGCGAGAGCGCTGCTTTCAACAGTACGTTTACGACCAACGCCTGTACAATGTGGGCAGCTCGTCGTTGAGCCTTCTAAAAGGCTGCGACGGCGCCGCTGCCGGGAAATTTCCATAAGGCCGAACTGAGAAATACGACTTGTCTGAATACGAGCGCGGTCTTGGGTGAGCGCTTCTTTCATTTTACGTTCTACGGCCCGGTTGTTTTTGTGTTCATCCATGTCAATGAAATCAATGACGATAAGCCCCGCGAGGTCGCGAAGACGCATTTGGCGGGCAACTTCTTCCGCGGCTTCGATATTGGTTTTCAAAGCTGTGCGTTCAACATTGCGTTCCTTGGTTGAACGTCCTGAGTTTACATCCACAGAAACGAGTGCTTCGGTCGGATGAATTACAAGGTAACCACCTGATTTAAGCTGTACCAAAGGTGACAAGCTATTTTCGATTTGGCGCTCTACGCCATAGCGAA from Litorimonas taeanensis includes these protein-coding regions:
- a CDS encoding Rne/Rng family ribonuclease; translated protein: MSKKMLIDASHPEETRVVIVDHNRVEELDFESRNKRQLRGNVYLARVTRVEPSLQAAFIEYGGNRHGFLAFSEIHPDYYQIPYEDRIAILEAEEEEHEAEAEADSGDDVPSEDITDEDRDENVDPSEDDAADASDAEVADEQAKVASTRRKRMSRRRYKIQEVIKRGQILLVQAVKEERGNKGAAMTTYLSLAGRYCVLMPNTPRGGGISRKIANGGDRKRLKAVMSELEVPQGMGVIVRTAGAKRTKAEIKRDYEYLSRLWGDIRETTLKSIAPALIHEEGNLVKRSIRDLYNKDIDEVLVEGDDAYKTAKSFIKMLMPSHAKFVKPYKDSIPLFLRYGVERQIENSLSPLVQLKSGGYLVIHPTEALVSVDVNSGRSTKERNVERTALKTNIEAAEEVARQMRLRDLAGLIVIDFIDMDEHKNNRAVERKMKEALTQDRARIQTSRISQFGLMEISRQRRRRSLLEGSTTSCPHCTGVGRKRTVESSALAAIRAVEETAVRGEAERIRLKVSPDVAFYLINEKRNLLTLVDQNAGVFTEVAAEEDLIRPHYEIEILEKKTRKGPDPLDEIEKEFRRQRQIAQNAKKKPVRKDDEDEEAEDSDSEVSVKDNNDNSETERPNKRRGRRGRRGGRGRSRNRDENSADSDNSSETSDEVSATENKDNDSKSETETEAKPKSRRHRTRKAPSRDRQESTASTTETDNSQGPDSDADVKSDEKSDGPSKSRSTRRRAAPSKRKKVEPVEASEPTTSSTEVETKAETEKTETPKRPVKGTRRKAPTRKAVETATETDEKPKRKRRAPAKKAKQEPTESVAADKTVGQKPTSSRRRKAPAKPVSSPSAEVELEKPKPPARRRAAPKKAATKPAETTVDKTTAETEANVKPKRTRKAPASKPAAKSTATKKAPAKRKAPVKAVTKAEGGEDEKPKPTRRRAAPKKTETPSPVNADSGDEASKPTRRRRAPAKKPATEETSSSISPIKSEKPAPSPEPKASEPVATDAKSAEKPAKKKRGWWDLRKP